In the Pseudothauera hydrothermalis genome, one interval contains:
- a CDS encoding molybdopterin oxidoreductase family protein has protein sequence MCAATSTTVRAACPHDCPDTCAMEVTVADGRAVKLRGAADMPFTHGALCTKVAHYLERVYSEQRLLHPMKRIGAKGEGRFTRISWDEALDTIAQRFSAIAAEDPRAILPYSYAGTMGLVHSASMDRRFFHRLGASRLDRTICASAGAYGWKATIGASIGADPEAVACARLILIWGANPVVSNVHGWHHLQEAKRRGARLVCIDPWRSQTADKCDLHLAPLPGSDGALALAMMQVLIAEDRLDHDYVARHTTGFAELRERVREYTPEWAATLTGLPAQAIRQLARDYAAAGHHSLIRLNYGLNRHAGGGMAVRNIACLPALTGAWRQPGCGALLSTSGNFPVDQHALERPDLYPDPVRFPPRTINMSTIGRDLLEASDPPIRAIYVYNANPLAVAPDGNRVRQGFAREDLFCVVHELFQTDTADYADILLPATTQLEHFDLHTAYGHLYALRNTPAIAPLGEAKPNSEVFRLLAQRLGFDDPALRDSDQAVAAAAFGPRDPRALGLSDALEAHGWARLNLPRPFAPFAAGQFPTPSGKCEFFSQTLAAAGLDPLPTWHPPRESAPVDPARAAHYPLALISPPARNFLNSSFANLPRFVAEEGAPRLLMHPHDAAARALCEGGTVRIYNDRGEFRARLTVTDRARTGVVVSPSIWWRKLSPDGCNVNAVTSDAVADFGGGACFYDCLVQVARA, from the coding sequence ATGTGCGCAGCCACCTCCACCACCGTCCGTGCCGCCTGTCCGCATGACTGTCCGGACACCTGCGCCATGGAAGTCACCGTGGCTGACGGGCGCGCGGTCAAGCTGCGTGGGGCGGCCGATATGCCTTTTACCCACGGTGCCCTGTGCACCAAGGTCGCGCATTATCTTGAGCGGGTGTATTCCGAACAGCGCCTGCTGCATCCGATGAAGCGCATCGGCGCCAAGGGCGAAGGGCGTTTTACCCGCATTTCCTGGGACGAGGCGCTCGACACCATCGCGCAGCGCTTTAGCGCCATCGCCGCCGAAGACCCGCGCGCCATCCTGCCCTATTCCTACGCCGGGACCATGGGGCTGGTGCACAGCGCGAGCATGGATCGGCGTTTTTTCCACCGCCTCGGGGCTTCACGGCTCGATCGCACGATCTGCGCCTCGGCCGGCGCCTACGGTTGGAAGGCGACCATAGGCGCGTCGATCGGCGCCGATCCGGAGGCGGTGGCCTGCGCCCGGCTGATCCTGATCTGGGGCGCCAACCCGGTGGTGTCCAATGTGCACGGCTGGCACCACTTACAGGAGGCGAAACGGCGCGGCGCCCGCCTGGTGTGCATCGACCCCTGGCGCAGCCAAACCGCCGACAAGTGCGATCTGCATCTGGCCCCGCTGCCTGGCAGCGATGGCGCCTTGGCGCTGGCGATGATGCAGGTGCTGATCGCCGAAGACCGCCTCGACCACGACTACGTCGCCCGCCACACCACCGGCTTCGCCGAGCTGCGTGAACGCGTGCGCGAGTACACCCCGGAGTGGGCCGCAACGCTCACCGGGCTGCCGGCGCAAGCCATCCGCCAGCTCGCCCGCGACTACGCGGCGGCCGGGCACCACAGCCTGATTCGTCTCAATTACGGCCTCAACCGCCACGCCGGCGGGGGCATGGCGGTGCGCAACATCGCCTGTCTGCCGGCGCTCACCGGCGCCTGGCGCCAACCCGGTTGCGGTGCGCTGCTGTCGACTTCGGGCAATTTTCCGGTCGACCAGCATGCGCTGGAACGCCCCGATCTGTATCCCGATCCGGTGCGTTTTCCACCCCGTACCATCAACATGAGCACAATCGGCCGCGATCTGCTGGAAGCATCCGATCCGCCAATCCGCGCCATTTACGTCTATAACGCCAACCCGCTCGCGGTGGCGCCCGACGGTAACAGGGTTCGTCAAGGCTTTGCGCGCGAAGATTTGTTCTGCGTAGTGCATGAGCTGTTCCAGACCGACACCGCCGACTATGCCGACATCCTGCTGCCGGCCACCACTCAACTGGAACACTTCGACCTGCATACCGCATACGGCCACCTCTACGCCTTGCGCAACACACCGGCCATCGCCCCGCTGGGCGAAGCCAAACCCAACAGCGAGGTGTTCCGCCTGCTTGCCCAACGGCTGGGTTTTGACGATCCGGCGCTGCGCGACAGCGACCAGGCGGTGGCTGCGGCCGCCTTCGGCCCACGCGACCCGCGCGCCTTGGGTCTGTCCGACGCGCTGGAGGCACACGGCTGGGCACGCCTGAACCTGCCGCGGCCCTTTGCGCCGTTTGCCGCCGGCCAATTTCCAACACCGTCCGGCAAGTGCGAATTCTTCTCACAGACGCTGGCCGCCGCCGGGCTGGACCCGCTGCCGACCTGGCACCCGCCGCGCGAATCGGCACCGGTCGACCCGGCGCGGGCTGCGCACTACCCATTGGCGCTGATCAGTCCACCGGCACGCAACTTCCTCAACAGCAGCTTTGCCAACCTGCCGCGCTTTGTGGCCGAAGAAGGTGCGCCGCGGCTGCTGATGCATCCGCACGATGCGGCTGCGCGCGCTTTGTGCGAGGGCGGCACGGTGCGCATCTACAATGACCGTGGCGAGTTCCGCGCCCGACTCACGGTCACCGACCGGGCGCGCACCGGCGTGGTGGTCAGCCCCTCGATCTGGTGGCGCAAGCTCAGCCCCGACGGCTGCAACGTCAATGCGGTAACCAGCGACGCCGTGGCCGACTTTGGCGGCGGCGCCTGCTTTTACGACTGCCTGGTGCAGGTCGCCCGCGCATGA
- a CDS encoding NAD-dependent deacylase: MNDPRTLDAVAALVAAAQRILFITGAGISADSGLPTYRGIGGLYHERLTAEGLSIEQALSGDMMRRRPDICWRYIAEIEANCRGAQPNAAHRLIAALEQEKPSVWVLTQNVDGLHRAAGSRKLIEIHGTVHHLRCTECPHERDVPDFSGLSLPPACPACGGLLRPDVVLFGELLPPQQLDRLAAVLRAGLDLVVSIGTTSVFPYIAGPVRWAQQQGIPSVEINPGDSEISAVVTHRLQMGAADALTAIWRRLHPPDPAED, encoded by the coding sequence ATGAACGACCCGCGTACCCTGGATGCGGTCGCGGCCCTGGTCGCTGCGGCACAGCGCATCCTGTTCATCACCGGCGCCGGCATCTCGGCCGACTCCGGTCTGCCGACTTATCGCGGCATCGGCGGGTTGTATCACGAACGGCTGACCGCCGAAGGGCTCAGCATCGAACAGGCGCTATCCGGCGACATGATGCGCCGCCGGCCGGACATTTGCTGGCGTTACATTGCCGAAATCGAGGCCAACTGCCGCGGCGCTCAACCCAATGCTGCGCACCGCTTGATTGCCGCGCTGGAACAGGAAAAGCCGTCTGTTTGGGTACTGACCCAGAACGTCGACGGCCTGCATCGGGCCGCCGGCTCCCGGAAGCTGATCGAAATTCACGGCACCGTGCATCATTTGCGCTGTACCGAATGTCCGCACGAGCGCGATGTGCCGGATTTTTCCGGCCTTTCGCTGCCACCGGCCTGTCCGGCATGCGGCGGTCTGCTGCGCCCGGACGTGGTGCTGTTTGGCGAGCTGCTACCGCCGCAGCAGCTTGACCGGCTGGCCGCGGTCCTGCGCGCCGGACTGGATTTGGTGGTGTCGATCGGCACCACCAGCGTGTTTCCCTACATTGCCGGCCCGGTAAGGTGGGCACAGCAGCAAGGCATTCCGAGCGTCGAAATCAACCCCGGCGACAGCGAAATCAGCGCTGTGGTGACTCACCGGCTGCAGATGGGCGCGGCCGATGCGCTGACCGCCATCTGGCGGCGCCTGCATCCGCCCGACCCCGCCGAGGACTGA
- a CDS encoding DUF3683 domain-containing protein has translation MTQRLREIPYNYTSFSDREIVIRLLGAEAWQVLDALRAERVTGRSARMLYEVLGDIWVVRRNPYLEDDLLANRERREALIGALGHRLNEVDKRRQGNERVTFLLARARAAVADFERWFADTARRRKAVHKALARHTRRDNICFDGHARVSHVTDATDWRVEYPFVVLYPDTEEEVAPLVRACIELGLTIIPRGGGTGYTGGAVPLDANSAVINTEKLIAIGPVEEIVLPGLNGPMDKPYATIRTGAGVVTERVAEAAAAAGRVFAVDPTSASASCIGGNIAMNAGGKKAVLWGTALDNLAWWKMVTPDGNWLEVERLDHNFGKIHEQETVRFRLRRFDGLTYAPLGEEILAMPGAACRKVGLGKDVTDKFLGGVPGVQKEGTDGLIVAARWVLHKMPPVTRTVCLEFFGQVREAVPAIVEITDYFKPGGAGHAAGVQLAGLEHLDERYVKAVGYTTKAKRHGRPKMVLIGDIVGFDEGAVMRAASEVVRMTNVRGAEGFIAVTPEQRKRFWLERSRTAAISRHTNAFKINEDVVIPLPRMGEYCDGIERINIELSIQNKLDLCDALTAYLQGELRLDAGDAEIDAEALIDDRRQAALDDIAAVRRRWQWLLDNLDLPLAEAEAQFAKFGVEAGTLTNRAAAPRLFHRLQDYSIRVSWKAELKARLDKIFDGAVFAPVRERIGAIHKEILRGRVFVALHMHAGDGNVHTNIPVNSDHYEMLATANRAVDRIMALARSLDGVISGEHGIGITKLDYLTDEEMASFWAYKQKVDPEGRFNRGKLMKGGNLDNAYTPSFNLMGHESLIMEQTDVGEIAHDIKDCLRCGKCKPVCSTHVPRANLLYSPRNKILSTSLLIEAFLYEEQTRRGVSLAHWAEFEDVADHCTVCHKCEKPCPVDIDFGDVSIKMRNLLRKQGKRSFNPGKAAAMAFLTVKDPATIKLIRTGMIEWGYKAQRFAHELGKKLGLVQAQVKSPPATLGKAPVKAQVIHFINKPMPGNLPKKTSRALLDIEDDKIIPVIRDPQKVNGDSEAVFYFPGCGSERLFSQVGLATQAMLYHVGAQTVLPPGYLCCGYPQTAAGEEDKGQKITTDNRVLFHRVANTLNYLDIKTVIVSCGTCMDQLQKYEFDKIFPGCRLLDIHEYLLEKGVKLDGVQGVKYMYHEPCHTPMKQYQGIKVANELMGTPVDLSDRCCGESGTLAVARPDISTQVRFRKQEEIEKGAAKLRGQDPGAKVKILTSCPSCLQGMHRYANDAGGVEPDYIVVEMARHLLGENWLPDYVARANNGGIERVLL, from the coding sequence ATGACCCAACGCCTGCGAGAGATTCCCTACAACTACACCTCGTTCTCCGATCGTGAGATCGTCATTCGTCTGCTTGGCGCCGAGGCCTGGCAAGTGTTGGACGCGCTGCGTGCCGAACGGGTCACCGGCCGTTCCGCGCGCATGCTCTACGAGGTGCTGGGCGACATCTGGGTGGTGCGCCGCAACCCCTATCTGGAAGACGACCTGCTCGCCAACCGCGAGCGCCGCGAAGCTCTGATCGGCGCGCTCGGCCATCGGCTCAACGAGGTGGACAAGCGCCGCCAGGGCAATGAGCGGGTCACCTTTCTTTTGGCGCGCGCACGCGCCGCGGTAGCCGACTTCGAACGTTGGTTTGCCGATACCGCACGCCGTCGCAAGGCGGTGCATAAGGCGCTCGCCCGCCATACCCGGCGCGACAACATTTGTTTTGACGGCCATGCGCGGGTCAGCCATGTCACCGACGCCACCGACTGGCGGGTGGAATACCCGTTCGTGGTGCTGTATCCGGACACCGAAGAAGAGGTGGCGCCCTTGGTGCGCGCCTGTATCGAACTGGGGCTCACCATCATTCCGCGCGGCGGCGGCACCGGCTACACCGGCGGTGCGGTACCCTTGGATGCCAACTCGGCGGTGATCAACACCGAAAAGCTGATCGCGATCGGGCCGGTAGAGGAAATCGTGTTGCCCGGTCTGAACGGGCCGATGGACAAACCCTATGCCACCATCCGCACCGGCGCCGGCGTGGTGACCGAGCGTGTGGCCGAAGCGGCCGCAGCCGCCGGCCGGGTGTTTGCGGTCGATCCCACCTCGGCCTCGGCCTCGTGCATCGGCGGCAACATCGCCATGAACGCGGGTGGCAAAAAAGCGGTGTTGTGGGGGACTGCGCTGGACAATTTGGCGTGGTGGAAAATGGTCACGCCCGACGGCAACTGGCTGGAAGTCGAGCGCCTGGACCACAATTTCGGCAAGATTCACGAGCAGGAAACGGTACGTTTCCGCTTGCGTCGCTTTGACGGGCTGACTTATGCGCCCTTGGGCGAGGAGATTCTCGCCATGCCGGGCGCGGCCTGTCGCAAAGTCGGGCTGGGCAAGGATGTGACCGACAAGTTCTTGGGCGGTGTGCCCGGCGTGCAGAAAGAGGGCACCGACGGATTGATCGTCGCCGCGCGTTGGGTGTTGCACAAGATGCCGCCGGTTACCCGCACGGTGTGCCTGGAATTTTTCGGCCAGGTGCGTGAGGCGGTGCCGGCCATCGTGGAGATCACCGATTACTTCAAGCCCGGCGGCGCCGGCCATGCAGCCGGCGTGCAACTGGCCGGGCTGGAGCATCTGGACGAACGTTATGTCAAGGCGGTCGGCTACACCACCAAGGCCAAGCGGCATGGCCGCCCCAAGATGGTGCTGATCGGCGACATCGTTGGTTTCGATGAAGGCGCGGTGATGCGGGCGGCCTCCGAGGTGGTGCGCATGACCAATGTGCGCGGCGCAGAAGGCTTCATCGCGGTCACGCCGGAGCAAAGAAAGCGTTTCTGGCTGGAGCGTTCGCGCACCGCGGCAATCTCCCGTCACACCAACGCCTTCAAGATCAACGAGGACGTGGTCATTCCGTTGCCGCGCATGGGCGAATACTGCGACGGCATCGAACGCATCAACATCGAACTGTCGATTCAGAACAAGCTGGACTTGTGCGATGCCCTGACCGCTTATCTGCAGGGCGAACTGCGGCTGGATGCGGGCGATGCCGAAATCGACGCCGAGGCGTTGATCGACGACCGCCGCCAGGCCGCGCTCGACGACATTGCCGCGGTGCGTCGGCGTTGGCAGTGGCTACTGGACAACCTGGACTTGCCGCTGGCCGAGGCCGAGGCGCAGTTTGCCAAGTTCGGTGTCGAAGCCGGCACGCTCACCAACCGTGCGGCCGCGCCGCGGCTCTTTCACCGTCTGCAGGACTACTCCATCCGGGTGTCGTGGAAGGCCGAGCTGAAAGCCCGTTTGGACAAGATTTTCGACGGTGCGGTGTTTGCCCCGGTGCGCGAGCGCATCGGCGCCATCCACAAGGAGATCCTGCGCGGCCGGGTGTTCGTCGCCCTGCACATGCACGCCGGCGACGGTAATGTGCACACCAACATTCCGGTCAATTCCGATCATTACGAAATGCTCGCCACCGCCAACCGTGCTGTCGACCGCATCATGGCGCTGGCGCGTTCGCTCGACGGGGTGATTTCCGGCGAGCACGGCATCGGCATCACCAAGCTGGACTACTTGACCGACGAGGAGATGGCCAGTTTTTGGGCCTACAAGCAAAAGGTCGATCCCGAGGGGCGTTTCAACCGCGGCAAGCTGATGAAAGGCGGCAACCTCGACAACGCCTATACCCCCAGCTTCAACCTGATGGGGCACGAATCGCTGATCATGGAGCAGACCGATGTCGGCGAGATCGCCCACGACATCAAGGACTGCCTGCGTTGCGGCAAGTGCAAGCCGGTGTGTTCCACCCATGTGCCGCGCGCCAATCTCCTCTACAGCCCAAGAAACAAAATTCTCAGCACCTCGCTGCTGATCGAAGCCTTTTTGTACGAGGAGCAGACCCGCCGTGGCGTGTCGCTGGCGCATTGGGCCGAATTCGAGGACGTGGCCGACCACTGCACGGTGTGCCACAAATGCGAGAAGCCCTGTCCGGTGGACATCGACTTTGGCGATGTGTCGATCAAGATGCGCAACCTGCTGCGCAAACAAGGCAAGCGCTCGTTCAACCCCGGCAAAGCCGCGGCGATGGCCTTCCTTACCGTCAAGGATCCGGCCACCATCAAACTGATCCGCACCGGCATGATCGAGTGGGGCTACAAGGCGCAGCGCTTTGCTCATGAGCTGGGCAAAAAGCTCGGTCTGGTGCAGGCACAGGTCAAATCGCCGCCGGCCACGCTGGGCAAAGCGCCGGTCAAAGCGCAAGTGATCCATTTCATCAACAAGCCGATGCCGGGCAATTTGCCCAAAAAGACCAGCCGTGCGTTGCTCGACATCGAAGACGACAAGATCATCCCGGTGATCCGCGATCCGCAGAAAGTCAACGGCGACTCGGAAGCGGTGTTCTACTTCCCCGGCTGCGGCTCGGAGCGCCTGTTCAGCCAGGTCGGACTGGCTACCCAGGCCATGCTCTACCATGTCGGCGCGCAGACCGTGCTGCCGCCGGGCTATCTGTGCTGCGGTTATCCGCAGACCGCCGCGGGTGAGGAGGACAAAGGCCAGAAGATCACCACCGATAACCGGGTGCTGTTCCACCGCGTGGCCAACACGCTGAACTACCTGGACATCAAGACGGTGATCGTGTCCTGCGGCACCTGCATGGATCAGTTGCAAAAGTATGAATTCGACAAAATCTTCCCCGGCTGCCGGTTGCTCGACATCCACGAGTACCTGCTGGAGAAGGGCGTGAAGCTCGATGGCGTGCAAGGTGTGAAGTACATGTATCACGAACCCTGCCACACGCCGATGAAGCAGTACCAGGGTATCAAGGTGGCCAACGAGCTGATGGGCACGCCAGTCGACCTGTCCGATCGCTGCTGCGGCGAATCCGGCACGCTGGCGGTGGCCCGCCCGGACATTTCCACCCAAGTGCGTTTCCGCAAGCAGGAAGAGATCGAAAAGGGCGCGGCCAAACTGCGTGGCCAGGATCCGGGCGCAAAGGTGAAAATTCTCACCTCCTGCCCGTCCTGCCTGCAGGGCATGCACCGCTATGCCAATGACGCTGGCGGCGTGGAGCCGGATTACATCGTGGTCGAGATGGCCCGCCATCTGCTTGGCGAGAACTGGCTGCCTGACTATGTGGCGCGCGCCAACAACGGCGGTATCGAACGGGTGCTGCTGTAG
- a CDS encoding RidA family protein codes for MTDIVRRGITARYADSVTHAGVVYLVEVPASEGTDIRTQTRETLASIERQLLAAGSDTTRILMATIYLADMADYDGMNEVWDAWLPAGSAPARACVRVAGLARPGWRVEIALTAALSNVR; via the coding sequence ATGACCGATATCGTTCGCCGCGGCATCACCGCCCGCTACGCCGATTCCGTGACCCATGCCGGGGTGGTTTACTTGGTCGAAGTGCCTGCCAGCGAGGGCACTGACATCCGCACCCAGACGCGGGAAACGCTGGCCAGCATCGAACGCCAGTTGTTGGCTGCCGGCAGTGACACCACGCGCATTCTGATGGCCACCATCTACCTGGCGGACATGGCCGACTACGACGGCATGAACGAAGTCTGGGACGCCTGGCTGCCCGCTGGCAGCGCACCTGCGCGCGCCTGTGTGCGGGTGGCCGGCTTGGCGCGTCCGGGTTGGCGGGTCGAAATTGCGCTGACCGCAGCGCTTTCGAACGTACGCTGA
- a CDS encoding c-type cytochrome — MRISQSRIGSFVVRFLTGCSLICAAASAAAENAAELLARAAQDTALHQTLVAEGRKAAFFCANCHGEAGISKFSNVPNLAGQHPAYLLRQIEAFLSGARKDEFMQGLMKVLNEREKASIVLMYASRPVPPLHPPGPLAADGARLYQQHCARCHLVDAHGSKDFPRLAGQQTDYLKISLRRYLTQSGERFYAPMTAAVTQLGERNIDAVVDYLSSRP; from the coding sequence ATGCGCATCAGCCAGTCGCGGATAGGGTCTTTCGTGGTGCGGTTTTTGACCGGGTGTAGCTTGATCTGTGCCGCCGCGTCGGCCGCAGCCGAAAACGCCGCGGAACTGCTGGCGCGAGCCGCCCAGGACACCGCCTTGCACCAGACATTGGTTGCCGAAGGGCGCAAGGCCGCCTTTTTTTGTGCCAACTGTCATGGGGAAGCGGGCATCAGTAAATTCTCCAATGTGCCCAACCTGGCCGGTCAGCATCCGGCCTACCTGCTGCGTCAGATCGAGGCATTTTTGTCGGGGGCGCGCAAAGACGAGTTCATGCAGGGCTTGATGAAGGTGCTCAATGAGCGCGAGAAAGCCTCGATCGTGCTGATGTATGCCTCCCGGCCGGTGCCGCCGCTGCACCCGCCCGGGCCGCTCGCAGCCGACGGCGCCCGCCTGTACCAGCAGCATTGCGCGCGCTGCCATCTGGTCGATGCGCACGGATCGAAGGATTTTCCGCGCCTGGCCGGGCAACAAACCGACTACCTGAAGATCAGTTTGCGGCGCTATCTCACCCAATCCGGCGAGCGTTTCTATGCGCCGATGACCGCGGCGGTCACGCAACTGGGCGAGCGCAATATCGACGCGGTGGTGGATTACCTCAGCAGCCGTCCCTGA
- the murB gene encoding UDP-N-acetylmuramate dehydrogenase: MPVVRRDVALDALNTFRLPARAAQLVVIDTLSGLQALLQNECWQAAPRRLVLGGGSNLVFTGDFSGLVVKVGLRGRQLVGEDEQCWRVAAAAGENWHDFVRWTLAQGWPGLENLSLIPGTVGAAPVQNIGAYGLEVAERIDSLTVVDLQDGRLHRLLPADCAFGYRDSLFKRQPGRWLIASVCFRLPRSWQPRLDYAELAREVQAVAGMAPTALQVSEAVIRIRRRKLPDPAEIGNAGSFFKNPVVDAAAFARLAARWPGLPHYPQPDGRVKLAAGWLIEQCGWKGRNLGPVGCFERQALVLVNRGGATGQDVVRAANLIRAEVRARFGIELEAEAVFV; this comes from the coding sequence ATGCCGGTGGTGCGTCGCGATGTGGCGCTGGATGCGCTCAACACCTTTCGCCTGCCGGCCCGGGCGGCGCAGCTCGTAGTCATCGACACGCTTTCCGGCCTGCAGGCCCTGCTGCAAAACGAGTGCTGGCAAGCGGCACCGCGTCGTCTGGTGCTGGGCGGCGGCAGCAATCTGGTCTTTACCGGGGATTTTTCCGGCTTGGTGGTCAAGGTCGGGCTGCGCGGCCGCCAACTGGTGGGCGAGGATGAGCAATGCTGGCGGGTGGCGGCCGCGGCCGGGGAGAATTGGCACGACTTTGTGCGCTGGACGCTTGCCCAGGGTTGGCCGGGGCTGGAAAACCTGTCGCTGATTCCGGGCACCGTGGGTGCGGCGCCGGTACAGAACATCGGCGCCTATGGGTTGGAGGTGGCCGAGCGCATCGACTCGCTCACCGTGGTCGATTTGCAAGACGGCAGGTTGCATCGCCTGTTGCCGGCCGATTGTGCCTTTGGCTACCGCGATAGCCTGTTCAAACGCCAACCGGGCCGTTGGCTGATCGCCTCGGTGTGTTTCCGGCTACCCCGGTCCTGGCAGCCGCGCCTGGATTACGCGGAACTGGCGCGCGAGGTGCAGGCCGTGGCGGGCATGGCGCCGACGGCGCTGCAGGTGTCGGAGGCGGTCATCCGTATCCGTCGCCGCAAGCTGCCAGACCCGGCCGAAATCGGTAACGCCGGCAGTTTTTTCAAAAACCCGGTGGTCGATGCGGCGGCCTTCGCCCGCTTGGCAGCGCGCTGGCCCGGCTTGCCGCATTATCCCCAGCCGGACGGCAGGGTTAAGCTCGCCGCTGGCTGGCTGATCGAACAGTGCGGCTGGAAAGGGCGTAACCTGGGCCCGGTTGGTTGCTTCGAGCGTCAGGCGCTGGTGCTGGTCAATCGCGGCGGTGCCACCGGTCAAGACGTGGTGCGCGCGGCCAACCTCATCCGCGCCGAGGTGCGGGCGCGCTTTGGCATTGAGCTCGAAGCGGAAGCGGTTTTCGTCTGA
- a CDS encoding PACE efflux transporter, translating into MSAANPKLRSLPDRLRQIALFELGGLLLITPPFAWASGVSLADSAGLLAVIALIAALWNASYNTAFDWIEGRLTGRSADRRPLRLRVLHAFGFEGGLLLMSLPVIMAWTGMGWLEALFADIGLAAAYVAYAFVFNLTYDRIFPIAAELCDAAQRAD; encoded by the coding sequence GTGTCCGCTGCCAACCCCAAACTGCGTTCCCTTCCCGATCGCCTGCGCCAGATCGCTTTGTTCGAGCTCGGCGGCCTGCTGCTGATCACCCCGCCCTTTGCCTGGGCCAGTGGGGTTTCGTTGGCCGACTCGGCCGGGTTGTTGGCGGTCATTGCATTGATTGCCGCGTTGTGGAACGCCAGCTACAACACCGCTTTCGATTGGATCGAGGGCCGGCTCACCGGTCGCAGCGCAGATCGCCGCCCGTTGCGCCTGCGCGTGCTGCATGCCTTTGGCTTCGAGGGCGGCCTTTTGCTGATGAGCCTGCCGGTCATCATGGCCTGGACCGGTATGGGCTGGCTCGAGGCCCTGTTCGCCGACATCGGCCTGGCGGCCGCTTATGTCGCCTATGCCTTCGTCTTCAACCTGACTTACGACCGGATTTTTCCGATTGCTGCGGAACTGTGCGATGCCGCCCAGCGGGCCGACTGA
- a CDS encoding MFS transporter, whose protein sequence is MLALLLPIGALLTGIALMLLGTGLLNTLLALRGSLGGMSDQTLGLIGSAYFVGFFAGTLVAPGLIRRMGHIRAFAFFAAATAVCVLLHALYTHDLFWMLLRMVTGIALVGFYTVIESWLNSQAPAAHRGQIFSVYMAVNLFALAGAQQFLNLGSPVSFTLFAVAAILVMLALMPVVATRLPPPAVTDAPRMPLSRLWAAAPAAVVGALASGLAMGAFWALGAVYAGRIGLAERDIALFISLTIVAGALGQWPMGRLSDTLDRRRALALIAGLAAASGVLIALLGNFDKWVLVGCVVFGAAAFAVYPVVVAHLIDHLQQQDILPGNAALLLLHGVGAAIGPALAGALMGISGAAALPVFFALMFAPAAAFAWLQSRRAADEIVEEAAHFMPMLRTSPTVLEMMNPGEDGAHGAPAQTPQPPPSHAP, encoded by the coding sequence ATGCTCGCCTTGTTGCTGCCGATCGGCGCCCTGCTGACCGGTATCGCCCTGATGCTGCTGGGCACTGGACTACTGAACACGCTGCTTGCGCTACGCGGCAGCCTGGGCGGCATGAGCGACCAAACCCTGGGGCTGATCGGCTCCGCCTACTTCGTCGGCTTCTTCGCCGGCACGCTGGTGGCGCCCGGGTTGATCCGCCGCATGGGCCACATTCGTGCCTTCGCCTTCTTCGCTGCCGCCACCGCGGTCTGCGTACTGCTGCATGCGCTCTACACCCATGATCTGTTCTGGATGCTGTTGCGCATGGTCACCGGCATTGCGCTGGTGGGCTTTTACACGGTGATCGAGAGCTGGCTCAACAGTCAGGCTCCGGCTGCGCATCGCGGACAGATCTTCTCGGTCTACATGGCGGTCAACCTGTTTGCGCTGGCCGGCGCGCAGCAGTTTCTCAACCTGGGCTCGCCGGTGAGCTTCACGCTGTTCGCCGTGGCGGCGATCTTGGTCATGCTCGCGTTGATGCCGGTAGTCGCCACCCGCCTGCCGCCGCCAGCGGTCACCGATGCGCCGCGGATGCCGCTGTCGCGCCTGTGGGCCGCCGCACCGGCGGCGGTGGTCGGCGCGTTGGCTTCGGGCTTGGCAATGGGCGCCTTCTGGGCGTTGGGGGCGGTCTACGCCGGACGCATCGGCCTGGCCGAGCGCGACATTGCTCTGTTCATCAGCCTCACCATCGTCGCTGGCGCCCTGGGACAGTGGCCGATGGGCCGCCTGTCCGACACCCTGGACCGACGCCGCGCGCTGGCGCTGATCGCCGGTCTGGCGGCCGCAAGCGGTGTGCTGATCGCGCTGCTGGGCAACTTCGACAAGTGGGTGCTGGTCGGTTGCGTGGTATTCGGCGCTGCCGCCTTCGCGGTGTACCCGGTGGTGGTCGCCCACCTGATCGACCATCTCCAGCAGCAGGACATTCTGCCGGGCAATGCCGCCCTGCTGCTGTTGCACGGTGTGGGCGCGGCCATCGGTCCGGCACTGGCCGGGGCGCTGATGGGTATCAGCGGCGCGGCTGCGCTACCGGTGTTTTTTGCCTTGATGTTCGCCCCCGCGGCCGCCTTTGCCTGGCTGCAGTCGCGCCGCGCCGCCGACGAGATCGTCGAAGAGGCCGCACATTTCATGCCCATGCTGCGCACCTCGCCCACCGTGCTGGAGATGATGAACCCGGGCGAAGACGGGGCCCACGGCGCACCGGCTCAAACGCCGCAGCCGCCCCCCAGCCATGCACCCTGA